The sequence GCCTACCGTCTTACAGCGTGAATCCCCTGACGTGGACGACGGTGGCGGCCCCACCGGACACGGATTTCGTGGTCGCCCCCGATGAGCGGCTGAGCTGGTCGCGCACCGTCGGGATCGGCGCCCAGCACGTCGTCGCGATGTTCGGTGCCACCTTCCTGGTCCCGGTGCTGACCGGGTTCCCGCCCGCGACCACGCTGTTGTTCTCCGGCGTCGGCACGATGCTGTTCCTGCTGATCACCGGCAACCGGCTGCCCAGCTACCTGGGCTCGAGTTTCGCCGTGATCGCGCCGGTGACCGCGGCGGTGGCCGCCGACGGCACCGGCAGCGCGCTTGGTGGGCTGGTGGCGGTCGGGGTCGCGCTCATCGTCATCGGGACGGTGGTGCACGTGGTCGGCACCCATTGGATCGACGTGACGTTGCCGCCGGTGGTCACCGGAACGGTCGTGGCGTTGATCGGCTTCAACCTGGCGCCGGCCGCCAAGGCCAACTTCGAGAAGGGACCCGTGGTGGCGATCGTCACGCTGGTGCTGCTGGTGGGAACGCTGGCGTTCTTCCGCGGCATCGTCGGACGTATGGCCATCTTTGTCGCGGTGGTCGCCGGCTACCTGCTGGCGTTGCTGCTCGGCGACGTCGACACCTCGGCCATCAAGGCCGCACCGTGGCTGGGTCTGCCCGAATTCCATTCGCCCACATTCACGTTGGCTGTCCTGCCGATGTTCCTCCCCGCGGTGATCGCGCTGGTCGCCGAGAACATCGGCCACGTGAAGTCGGTCGCGCAGATGACCGAGACCGACCTCGACCCGGTGATGGGCCGTGCCATCGCGGCCGACGGCGTGGCCACGACGCTGGCCGGGTTCGGCGGCGGTTCGGCGACCACCACCTACGCCGAGAACATCGGCGTCATGGCGGCCACGCGGGTCTACTCGACCGCGGCATACTGGGTCGCCGCGGCGATCGCGATCGCACTGTCGCTGTGCCCCAAGGTGGGTGCGGCGATCTCGGCGATCCCCGCCGGTGTCCTCGGTGGCGCGACCGTCGTCCTGTACGGGCTCGTCGGCGTGATCGGCGTGCGGATCTGGTTGACCAACCGCGTGGACTTCTCCGACCCGCTCAACCAGATGACCGCGGCCATTCCACTGATCATCGGGATCGCCGACTTCACCTGGCACGCCGGTGATCTGACGTTCACCGGCATCGCGCTCGGCTCAATCGCCGCGCTGCTGGTGTATCACGGCATGCGGCTGCTCGGGTTTCGGAAGGCTAGCGGGCGCCCCGCTGCCGCTGCGCCTGAGCCGGAACCCCGTTGACCCCTTCGATCGACTGTGCGTAGGTCGCGACGGCGAACGCCGCGGCCGAACCCATGACCGCGAGCGCATCCCGGTTGATGTTGGCGACGGTGTCGCGTCGGGTGCGGTAGTTCGGATCGAAGGCGATGCCGGCGTGTCCGCCCCAAAGACGTTCCTGCGCTTCGGACTTGCGCTGCGACGAGCCCGTGGTCAAACCGCCGATCGGGATACCCGCGCTCAGGAACGCGTTGTAGTCGGTGATCCTGCTCAGCGGCATGTCGGCGGGCCGCACGCCGGCCGAGTAGAGGTAGCCGGCGAGGGTGCGCTCGATGCCTGCCGATCCCTCCGGCACCGCGTGGACCGGGATGTCGGGGTTGAGCTGCGCCGACTGGTCGCCGTCGTAGGTGAAGTAGCCCGCGTTCGACGACCCGATCATGTCGACGTCCAGGTACAGCGCGATCTGGCTGAGCTGTTCGGTCGACAGCCCGCGCAAGTAGCTCGTCGCGCCCTGCAACCCGTTCTCCTCCGAACCCCAGAACGCGAACCGCACCGCGTTGGTGGTGCGCGGCTGGGATCCCAGCGCCGACGCGGTCTCCAGCAGCGCCGCGACGCCTGAGCCGTTGTCGTTGATGCCGGGGCTGGCTGCCGAGCTGTCCAGGTGCGCCCCGGCCATGACGACGTTGTCGGTGGCGCCGGTGTTGGTCTGTGCCAGCACGTTTCGTCCCTTGGCCATCACCGGCTTGTCATCCAGTACCAGCGTCACGCGGGCGGTGGTGCGACGCAACGCCGCGTTGGTGGCCGCGTCGATGACACCGACCGGCACGGTCAGCCCGCGGTAGTAGCCCGGGGTGAACAGACCCGACGGGGTGCGGCCCGCTTCGCTGACGACGAGAAGGCCGACCGCCCCCTCGGCGACGGCCACGTTCTGCTTGTCGACCACGGAGCACCCGGTGTCGTCGACGACCGAGATCGCTCCCTTGACCGAAACCCCGTCGTAGTCAGACGTGCGGCACCCCGCCGGCCGCCCCGGCCGCAGCGTGATCGCCTTCAACCCGCCCGGTGGGGTGCTGATCAGCAGCGACGCTTGGTCGACGTGGTGCTCGCGGCCGTTGACCGTCAGTGTCGGGTCGCCGCCCTCCACCCGGTCGAGCCGCTCGTACTCCGGGGTTTCGACGTCAAAACCCTTGTCCCGCAGGAACTGCGCGACATAGTCGACGCTGGCGGACAATCCGGTCGTGCCCTGCCCGCGGTTGCCGTCGTTGGCGTCGGCGATCTCCTGCAGCTTCTCCAGGTGGGTGTACATCCCGTCGGCGGTGACCGCGGCGGCCAGCGCGCGGGAGAACTCAGCCGGCGACGGCCCGTCGTCGCCGTTCGAGCACGAGACCAACACCGCGACCGCCGCGATGAGCGCCGCCCACCGCATCACGATTCCAGCGCATGACGGGTGCGGTCCTCACGGATCGGAATGCCGTTGCGCCCGCCCTGGTCCTGCGAGTAGATCCCGATGGCGTACGCGACGCCCTTGCCGTTGATCTCCAACGCGGTACGGCTGATGTGCTCCAACGTGTCCGAGGCCTTGTGGTAGTTCGGGTCGAACGGTTGGCCCGCCCGGCCGCCCCATCGTTGCGCCTGCTGCTCGGTCATCTCCGCTTCGGCGCCCGAGAACAGTCCGCCCGCAGGGATACCGGCGAGGGTGAAGCTGCTGTAGTCGGACCGGCCCTCGAAGTTGATGTCGGCGGGTGACTTTCCCGCCTCGTCCAGATAGGCGACCAACGTGCGCTCGATACCCGCCGACCCCTCGGGCACCCGCGGAACGGGCTGGTTGTGGTCGGGCGGCGCGGACTGATCGCCGTCGATGGTGAAGTACCCCGGGTTGGGCGATGCGATCATGTCGAAGTTCAGATACAACGAAATGTCCTTGAGCTCATCGACGCTCAAGGATGCCACGTAGTCGCTGGATCCGAGCAGGCCGTTCTCCTCCGCGCCCCAGAACCCGAACCGCACCGCGTAGTTGACGTCGGGCGAACTGCCCAACTGCAGCGCGGTTTCCAGCACCGCGGACACCCCGGAGCCGTTGTCGTTGATCCCGGGCCCCTCGGGAACGCTGTCCAGGTGCGCACCGACCATCACGACGTTGTCGGTGGCGCCGGTTGTGGTCTGGGCGATGACGTTGCGGGTGCGCTCGATGTGCACACCCGCGTCGAGGACGAGGGTGGTCTGGCCCGGTTCGGCGCGCAGCCGCTCACCGACGGCCTTGGTGACGCTGACGACGGGGATCTTGACCTCGGTCTGCTCGCCGAGCGTGCCGCCCATCTCGTCACCGTCCTCGTTGTTGGCGACGACCAGCGCCACCGCCCCGCGCTCGGCGGCGGCGCTCTCCTTCTCGAAGAACGGGCAGGTCCCGCGGTCGACGAGCACGACCGCGCCGGCGACCGGGAGCCCGTCGTAGTCGGACGGCGTGCATCCGGGTGAGTCCTCGACGCGGGCGGGCACCAGCGGGCCCGAGACGCCTTCCGGCGGGGTGCCGATCGTGAAGTTCAGCGGCTTGGCGGCGATGGTGGCGCCGCCGACCGTGAGCGACGGCTCCTCGGCGAACGGTATCCGCGCCTCGAACTCGGGGGTCTGGACCTCGAATCCGTTGTCCTGCAATGTGTTCACCACATAGTCCACACTGGCGTCGTAACCGGGGGTGCCCAGCGCGCGGTTGCCGCCGTGCCCGTCGGCGATCTCCTGGAGCTTGGTCAGGTGCGCCCACATCGCGTCGACCGTCACCCGGTCGCCGAGCGTCCGCGCGAAGTCGGTGGCTGCCGCGCTCGGCCCGGCGGGCGTGGACGGTGTCGGCTTCTCGCGCACGTCGCGGCCGCATCCGGCCAGGACCACCACGGCGACGGCCGCCAGCGCGACCAGTTTCGACGACAATGTGTGCCTCATCGCCCACCACGTTAGCGGCAAGCTCTGACGCCGCGCCTGTTACGGAAGAGACGGGCTTGACGCCCGTGCCCAGAACCGTTTCGGAATCCGTCCGGCCTGGCGGGCCAGGTATCCGGCGGTGACCGCGGCGGCCATCGCGGCGGCCATGGTGGGCGGATCGTCGGCGCGGGTCACCGCGGATGCCAAAAGTACCGCGTCGCAGCCGAGTTCCATCGCCAACGCGGCGTCACTGGCCGTCCCGATGCCGGCGTCGAGCACCACCGGAACCGAAGCCGCCGCGACGATCATCTCGATGTTGTGCGGGTTGGCGATTCCCAGCCCGGTGCCGATAGGCGAACCAAGCGGCATCACCGCCGCGCAACCCGTGTCCTCGAGGCGGCGGGCCAGCACCGGGTCGTCGTTGGTGTAGGGCAGCACGACGAAGCCGTCGTCGACCAGCTGCTCGGCCGCCTTGACCAGCTCCACCGCGTCGGGAAGCAGCGTGCGCTCGTCGGCGATGACCTCGAGCTTGACCCAGTCGGTTTGCAGCGCCTCGCGGCCGAGCTGCGCGGTCATCACCGCCTCGGCGGCGCTGCGGCAGCCAGCGGTGTTGGGCAACGGCGAAATGCCCAGCCGGTTCAGCAGATCCAGCACGCCGGTGCCGCCCTCGGCGTCCACCCGGCGCATCGCCACGGTGGTCAGCTCGGTTCCGGAGGCGATCAGCGCCTCTTCCAGCACCGCGAGGTTGGGCGCACCGCCGGTGCCCATGATCAACCGGGAACCGAACTCACGGCCGGCGATCGTCAGTTTCGTATCAGCCACCTTGCACCGCCGTCACCACTTCCAGGCGCGCACCGTCGGTCAGCGTGGTGTCCCACGCCGAGCGCGGCAGCACCGACCAGTCCAACGCCACCGCGATGCCCTTCTCGGGAAAGCCGAGGCGGGCCAACAGCGCGGCGATGGTCGTTTCCGGGTCCACCTCGACCGCTTCGTCGTTGACGGTCACTTTCATCTACTCGCTCCGAGACCTGCTCCAACTGTCACTTCGAGTTCGGCGGCGATCCGCTGTGCGGTCCACGGCGCCAACAGGAATCCGTTGCGTCCGTGCCCGGCGGCCACCAGCGTGCGCTCGTCGAGGCGCTTCACGATCGGCATCCCGTCCGGCGTCATCGGACGCAGGCCCGCCGAGACCTCGGCGAGCTCGTACTCGCCGAGCGCGGGCATCACCGCACACGCGTCGTCGAGCAGCTCGCGCACGCCGGTGACCGACGGTGCGGTGTCGCGACCGTGCTCGTACTGCGTCGCACCGACGACGACGCCGTCCGCGCGGGGCACCAGGTAGACCTGCCTGCCGTGCACCCGGGCGCGCACCACACGCTGCGGCACCGGCATACAGCCGCGCCGCCAGCGCAGCCGCAACACCTCGCCCTTGACCGGCCTGATCGGCAGCCCCGGCCAAAGCGCGGGCGCGTCAATCCCGTTCGCGATCACCACGGCGTCGGCCTGCACGTCGCCCAGCTGCAGCGCCGGCGCAGCCCACTGCACCCCGAGCTGTTCACAGCGCGCTTCCAACGCCGTGACGACCGCCCGATTGTCCACGGCCAGTTCGGTTTCCG comes from Mycolicibacterium pulveris and encodes:
- the thiO gene encoding glycine oxidase ThiO yields the protein MPAKGGILASGNNGRSLAVIGGGVIGLSVARRAALDGWAVRVHRTEERGASWVAGGMLAPHSEGWPGEDELLRLGLESLALWHDGFLDRLPETVVTARESLVVAVDRADVADLKRVGEWLEAQGHPITVTTCARDVEPMLAQSIRHGLCAETELAVDNRAVVTALEARCEQLGVQWAAPALQLGDVQADAVVIANGIDAPALWPGLPIRPVKGEVLRLRWRRGCMPVPQRVVRARVHGRQVYLVPRADGVVVGATQYEHGRDTAPSVTGVRELLDDACAVMPALGEYELAEVSAGLRPMTPDGMPIVKRLDERTLVAAGHGRNGFLLAPWTAQRIAAELEVTVGAGLGASR
- a CDS encoding M28 family peptidase, which produces MRWAALIAAVAVLVSCSNGDDGPSPAEFSRALAAAVTADGMYTHLEKLQEIADANDGNRGQGTTGLSASVDYVAQFLRDKGFDVETPEYERLDRVEGGDPTLTVNGREHHVDQASLLISTPPGGLKAITLRPGRPAGCRTSDYDGVSVKGAISVVDDTGCSVVDKQNVAVAEGAVGLLVVSEAGRTPSGLFTPGYYRGLTVPVGVIDAATNAALRRTTARVTLVLDDKPVMAKGRNVLAQTNTGATDNVVMAGAHLDSSAASPGINDNGSGVAALLETASALGSQPRTTNAVRFAFWGSEENGLQGATSYLRGLSTEQLSQIALYLDVDMIGSSNAGYFTYDGDQSAQLNPDIPVHAVPEGSAGIERTLAGYLYSAGVRPADMPLSRITDYNAFLSAGIPIGGLTTGSSQRKSEAQERLWGGHAGIAFDPNYRTRRDTVANINRDALAVMGSAAAFAVATYAQSIEGVNGVPAQAQRQRGAR
- the thiS gene encoding sulfur carrier protein ThiS yields the protein MKVTVNDEAVEVDPETTIAALLARLGFPEKGIAVALDWSVLPRSAWDTTLTDGARLEVVTAVQGG
- a CDS encoding M28 family metallopeptidase, producing MRHTLSSKLVALAAVAVVVLAGCGRDVREKPTPSTPAGPSAAATDFARTLGDRVTVDAMWAHLTKLQEIADGHGGNRALGTPGYDASVDYVVNTLQDNGFEVQTPEFEARIPFAEEPSLTVGGATIAAKPLNFTIGTPPEGVSGPLVPARVEDSPGCTPSDYDGLPVAGAVVLVDRGTCPFFEKESAAAERGAVALVVANNEDGDEMGGTLGEQTEVKIPVVSVTKAVGERLRAEPGQTTLVLDAGVHIERTRNVIAQTTTGATDNVVMVGAHLDSVPEGPGINDNGSGVSAVLETALQLGSSPDVNYAVRFGFWGAEENGLLGSSDYVASLSVDELKDISLYLNFDMIASPNPGYFTIDGDQSAPPDHNQPVPRVPEGSAGIERTLVAYLDEAGKSPADINFEGRSDYSSFTLAGIPAGGLFSGAEAEMTEQQAQRWGGRAGQPFDPNYHKASDTLEHISRTALEINGKGVAYAIGIYSQDQGGRNGIPIREDRTRHALES
- a CDS encoding uracil-xanthine permease family protein; the protein is MNPLTWTTVAAPPDTDFVVAPDERLSWSRTVGIGAQHVVAMFGATFLVPVLTGFPPATTLLFSGVGTMLFLLITGNRLPSYLGSSFAVIAPVTAAVAADGTGSALGGLVAVGVALIVIGTVVHVVGTHWIDVTLPPVVTGTVVALIGFNLAPAAKANFEKGPVVAIVTLVLLVGTLAFFRGIVGRMAIFVAVVAGYLLALLLGDVDTSAIKAAPWLGLPEFHSPTFTLAVLPMFLPAVIALVAENIGHVKSVAQMTETDLDPVMGRAIAADGVATTLAGFGGGSATTTYAENIGVMAATRVYSTAAYWVAAAIAIALSLCPKVGAAISAIPAGVLGGATVVLYGLVGVIGVRIWLTNRVDFSDPLNQMTAAIPLIIGIADFTWHAGDLTFTGIALGSIAALLVYHGMRLLGFRKASGRPAAAAPEPEPR
- the thiG gene encoding thiazole synthase (functions in thiamine (vitamin B1) biosynthesis; in Bacillus subtilis this enzyme catalyzes the formation of thiazole from dehydroxyglycine and 1-deoxy-D-xylulose-5-phosphate and ThiS-thiocarboxylate) — its product is MADTKLTIAGREFGSRLIMGTGGAPNLAVLEEALIASGTELTTVAMRRVDAEGGTGVLDLLNRLGISPLPNTAGCRSAAEAVMTAQLGREALQTDWVKLEVIADERTLLPDAVELVKAAEQLVDDGFVVLPYTNDDPVLARRLEDTGCAAVMPLGSPIGTGLGIANPHNIEMIVAAASVPVVLDAGIGTASDAALAMELGCDAVLLASAVTRADDPPTMAAAMAAAVTAGYLARQAGRIPKRFWARASSPSLP